In Thermocrinis minervae, a single genomic region encodes these proteins:
- a CDS encoding flagellar brake protein, whose amino-acid sequence MLWAQGSFEVFREASRKMFEGPSLWDILFVVGGFLSVVLFLIVLPYVISRYLNLREKKAKFFSVGRSLGLSEEEISVFWECVKGTDYEATKLYTSKPIFEKCVSMLVKEDPTKVDMVGRVRRKLNFDYVPWFLPLSTSREIDLYQTGFIIYNRDAYPAAVWERTEGELHIAILNDRPRINPNNRVKFSFTREDDARYYFEADVLDVYMDRGKVVLILPHVDKLNRIQLREHIRWRVKLPVQFTMLEDGSVKELSEESFIEGMIQDISVGGAKVCTPRVLDLKTGQKVFLRFDLSGVRMEVFGEVRNTQRSTERLCFGLKFENLKKEYEEVIRRFILEEQRKTLRAYRMGKFTEGSSSSEPL is encoded by the coding sequence ATGCTTTGGGCTCAGGGAAGTTTTGAAGTGTTTAGAGAAGCTTCCCGGAAGATGTTTGAAGGACCTAGTTTGTGGGATATCCTCTTTGTAGTGGGAGGGTTTCTCTCTGTGGTTCTCTTCCTCATAGTCCTTCCTTACGTAATATCGCGGTACCTCAACCTAAGGGAAAAAAAGGCAAAGTTCTTCTCTGTGGGGAGGTCGTTGGGGCTTAGCGAGGAGGAGATAAGCGTCTTTTGGGAATGCGTGAAGGGTACAGATTACGAGGCTACCAAGCTCTACACGAGTAAACCCATCTTTGAAAAGTGTGTCTCTATGCTGGTCAAGGAAGACCCTACTAAGGTAGATATGGTGGGAAGGGTTAGGAGAAAGCTCAACTTTGACTACGTTCCGTGGTTTTTGCCCTTAAGCACCAGCAGAGAGATAGACCTCTACCAGACTGGCTTTATCATCTACAACAGGGACGCATACCCTGCCGCAGTTTGGGAAAGAACTGAGGGGGAACTCCACATAGCAATACTCAACGATAGACCCAGGATAAACCCAAACAACAGGGTGAAGTTCTCCTTCACGAGGGAGGATGATGCAAGGTATTACTTTGAGGCAGATGTCTTAGATGTTTACATGGACAGGGGTAAGGTGGTACTAATACTGCCACACGTGGACAAACTGAACAGGATACAGTTAAGGGAGCATATAAGGTGGCGGGTAAAACTTCCTGTTCAGTTTACCATGTTAGAAGATGGTTCTGTAAAAGAACTATCAGAAGAAAGCTTTATAGAAGGTATGATCCAAGATATAAGCGTGGGTGGTGCTAAGGTATGCACCCCTAGAGTATTAGACTTGAAAACAGGACAAAAGGTATTTCTCAGGTTCGATCTCTCAGGAGTACGTATGGAAGTTTTTGGAGAAGTAAGGAATACTCAAAGATCTACTGAAAGGTTATGCTTTGGGCTTAAGTTTGAAAACCTAAAAAAAGAGTATGAGGAGGTGATAAGAAGGTTTATATTAGAAGAGCAGAGAAAAACGCTCAGGGCATACAGGATGGGCAAGTTTACAGAAGGTTCTTCTTCTTCAGAGCCTTTATGA
- a CDS encoding DsrE family protein, whose translation MDRRSFFKWTSLLVGLPFIGRFAGAAPPRIEYKDFKKEADISVVYHCDFPQEPRFRAMLGNIGNHLSVYNNDPFKIKIVVVAHGPGVKFFMKDLTGSPWESEPINVEELYRMEKDLTIYGVEYYICNITLTRLRLDPNKLHEFTKIVPSGVGAIGELQARGYGYIKVQ comes from the coding sequence ATGGACAGGAGGAGCTTTTTTAAGTGGACCTCTCTGCTAGTGGGTTTACCTTTCATAGGAAGGTTTGCAGGTGCAGCACCGCCACGCATAGAATACAAAGACTTTAAGAAGGAAGCAGACATATCCGTAGTCTATCACTGTGACTTTCCACAGGAGCCACGTTTTAGGGCCATGCTCGGTAACATAGGGAATCATCTATCTGTTTACAACAACGATCCATTCAAGATAAAGATAGTGGTGGTTGCCCATGGACCGGGCGTAAAGTTTTTCATGAAGGACCTCACAGGCTCACCCTGGGAATCTGAACCCATAAACGTAGAAGAACTCTACAGAATGGAGAAGGACCTTACGATCTATGGAGTTGAGTACTACATATGTAACATAACCCTCACAAGACTAAGACTTGATCCTAATAAGCTTCATGAGTTTACAAAGATAGTTCCGTCAGGTGTTGGGGCCATAGGTGAGCTTCAAGCGAGGGGCTATGGCTACATAAAAGTTCAGTAG
- a CDS encoding two-component system sensor histidine kinase NtrB, producing the protein MKLRNKVLVVLLFVALFQWVFSIAYFYVLKEDLLDRWYVESKRLGTMLAESLNLKLHETIDKLKLYTLDYGDTNAEIHAWKVFNQLNGVFLCAQYDKGGNLLIEFDKTPTVKRAEPKIDPNPVKVDILEVYQNEYSEHYVRVKVPRIKEGVLRDFFVYDINLNHLLTELYPVLLSMNLEVTLTRSMNRNEGFVHVFVPIKDMNLYVMLRQKEDKVLSQAHSFLQRAFFMGSISTILLLMVSYEIVMRMFVPLYRLRDEFGRWIGLKDLDKVEEIQALSKIFLNVYEQLRKERDLYTSLFNNVFDGMLLLDEKGVIMKVNRRFFERFNADKESLEGRHISEFLSTDSLHPNTFLPHAILKIGDHVYHISIYTATLQMDEKNFLVCQIKDITDKKELEYILVRYSKLAIAGEIASSIAHQLNNPLASVLGYAEVLHKKLEDPQLKRYAQAVINSALKCADTTKRLLHLAKGYDKFPSVVDVEKLTENVVEILQVKASKKSVIIKLIKDIRAQKHIYTFEWKLEQILLNVVDNAIDSSFQGKTVEVSLRVHDSTVSWEVVNEGQEISKEEEKLIFEPFYTTKESGTGLGLTIVKRFAEDIGAKIELKSQANITRFMIILNRDGEGVGG; encoded by the coding sequence ATGAAGCTAAGGAATAAGGTACTAGTAGTCCTTCTTTTCGTAGCTCTATTCCAATGGGTTTTCTCTATAGCTTACTTCTACGTACTAAAAGAAGATCTACTGGACAGATGGTATGTCGAGAGCAAAAGGCTTGGGACTATGCTAGCCGAAAGTCTAAACCTTAAACTCCATGAAACTATAGATAAGCTAAAACTCTACACATTAGACTACGGCGATACAAACGCCGAAATTCACGCATGGAAAGTATTCAACCAACTGAACGGCGTTTTCCTCTGCGCTCAGTATGATAAAGGTGGAAACCTCCTCATTGAGTTTGATAAAACCCCCACCGTAAAAAGGGCAGAACCTAAGATAGATCCTAATCCTGTTAAGGTTGACATCCTTGAGGTTTATCAAAACGAGTACTCTGAGCATTATGTAAGGGTAAAGGTGCCCCGTATAAAGGAAGGAGTTCTTAGGGACTTTTTTGTGTACGACATAAACTTGAACCATTTGCTTACAGAACTGTATCCAGTACTTCTATCCATGAATCTAGAAGTGACGCTTACAAGGAGTATGAACAGAAACGAAGGATTTGTCCATGTCTTCGTACCCATAAAGGATATGAACTTGTACGTGATGTTAAGACAAAAAGAGGATAAGGTACTTAGCCAGGCACACAGCTTCCTACAAAGAGCTTTCTTTATGGGAAGTATAAGCACCATCTTGTTGCTGATGGTTTCCTATGAGATTGTCATGCGTATGTTTGTTCCATTATACAGGCTAAGGGATGAATTCGGAAGATGGATAGGTCTAAAAGATCTAGACAAGGTTGAGGAGATACAAGCACTATCAAAGATATTCTTAAACGTGTACGAACAACTCAGAAAGGAAAGAGACCTCTATACATCGCTCTTTAATAACGTCTTTGACGGCATGCTTCTACTTGACGAAAAAGGTGTGATAATGAAAGTAAACAGAAGATTTTTTGAAAGGTTCAATGCAGACAAAGAGAGCTTAGAAGGAAGACATATCTCTGAATTTTTATCAACAGACAGTTTGCATCCCAACACTTTCTTACCACATGCAATACTGAAGATAGGTGATCATGTTTACCATATTTCCATATACACTGCGACATTACAGATGGATGAAAAGAACTTTCTTGTATGCCAGATCAAAGATATAACCGACAAAAAGGAGCTTGAATACATATTGGTAAGATACTCTAAGCTCGCTATAGCTGGAGAGATAGCCTCATCAATAGCTCATCAGCTTAACAACCCTTTAGCCTCTGTGTTGGGCTATGCAGAAGTACTCCATAAGAAGCTAGAAGATCCTCAACTCAAAAGGTATGCTCAAGCTGTGATTAACAGCGCTCTAAAGTGTGCTGATACCACTAAGAGGTTGTTACATCTTGCTAAAGGTTACGATAAGTTCCCATCCGTGGTTGATGTTGAAAAGCTAACTGAGAATGTTGTAGAAATCCTGCAGGTAAAAGCTAGCAAAAAATCGGTAATCATAAAGCTGATAAAAGACATAAGAGCTCAGAAGCATATTTACACCTTTGAATGGAAGCTTGAACAGATATTGCTCAACGTGGTTGACAACGCCATAGACTCTTCCTTTCAGGGGAAGACCGTAGAGGTATCCTTGAGGGTACATGACAGCACAGTATCTTGGGAGGTGGTAAACGAGGGGCAGGAGATAAGTAAAGAAGAAGAAAAGCTCATATTTGAACCCTTTTATACTACAAAGGAAAGTGGCACAGGTTTGGGCCTTACCATAGTGAAAAGGTTCGCAGAGGATATAGGCGCAAAGATAGAGCTTAAAAGCCAAGCAAACATCACAAGGTTTATGATTATCTTAAACAGAGATGGTGAGGGTGTTGGTGGTTGA
- the gcvPB gene encoding aminomethyl-transferring glycine dehydrogenase subunit GcvPB yields MKTIFEIKSKNTYRLPRCDVPEVDLKEYLGEDLREELNLPSVSELDVVRHYTNLSRLNYAIDTSFFPLGSCTMKYNPRVNEEVANYEGFKNLHPLTPDEYAQGTLEAMYRLKELLKELGGFADVTLQPAAGAHGEFLGLLLIRAYHLDKGFERKTVLVPDSAHGTNPASAALCGFEIKTVKSDEKGELDWKDFKEKLTEDVACLMITNPNTLGVFERRIKDIADALHEKGALLYMDGANFNALVGVARPGDWGVDVMHFNLHKTFSTPHGGGGPGACAVGVSGRLKDFLPVPQIDYKDGKYFLNWDIPKSVGKILTFYGHTAVLLRALAYILSYGKDIDLISKYSVLNANYLRKLLKDVLVDPYESSPCMHEFVLSAQNLLPYGVNAMDVAKALLDYGFYAPTVYFPLIVKEALMIEPTETESLQTLEEFANALRQIVQTARTEPEKLKQAPTRTPVRRIKEAEANRKPILRFMV; encoded by the coding sequence ATGAAGACTATATTTGAGATAAAAAGTAAGAACACTTACAGACTGCCTAGGTGCGACGTTCCTGAGGTAGACCTAAAAGAGTACCTTGGAGAAGACCTAAGGGAAGAGTTAAACCTGCCTTCCGTATCTGAGCTTGATGTGGTCAGGCACTACACAAACCTCTCAAGGCTTAACTACGCTATAGACACAAGCTTTTTCCCGCTGGGGTCTTGTACCATGAAGTACAACCCCAGGGTGAACGAGGAGGTAGCAAACTATGAGGGCTTTAAAAACCTTCACCCTCTGACTCCTGATGAGTACGCCCAGGGTACCCTAGAAGCTATGTACAGACTGAAAGAGCTTTTAAAGGAGCTGGGTGGCTTTGCCGACGTTACACTGCAGCCTGCGGCTGGAGCCCATGGAGAGTTCTTGGGCCTACTCCTCATAAGAGCCTACCACCTAGATAAAGGTTTTGAAAGGAAGACAGTACTTGTTCCAGACTCTGCCCACGGTACAAACCCAGCTAGTGCTGCCCTTTGTGGCTTTGAGATAAAGACAGTAAAAAGCGATGAAAAGGGAGAACTAGATTGGAAGGACTTTAAAGAGAAGCTTACCGAGGATGTGGCTTGCCTTATGATCACCAACCCTAACACTCTTGGTGTTTTTGAAAGAAGGATAAAGGACATAGCCGATGCCTTACATGAAAAGGGAGCGCTCCTTTACATGGATGGGGCCAACTTTAACGCACTTGTTGGAGTGGCAAGACCTGGCGATTGGGGTGTAGACGTTATGCACTTTAACCTTCATAAGACCTTTTCTACACCTCACGGTGGTGGTGGACCAGGAGCATGCGCCGTGGGTGTCTCCGGAAGGCTAAAGGATTTCCTACCAGTACCCCAGATAGACTACAAGGACGGTAAGTACTTTCTAAACTGGGACATACCCAAGAGTGTGGGAAAGATTCTAACCTTCTACGGTCATACGGCAGTACTGTTGAGGGCTTTGGCCTATATACTGAGCTATGGCAAGGATATAGACCTCATATCGAAGTATTCGGTCCTTAACGCCAACTATTTGAGAAAGCTCCTAAAGGATGTCTTGGTAGATCCGTACGAAAGCTCCCCTTGTATGCACGAATTTGTGCTATCCGCCCAGAATCTCCTGCCATATGGCGTGAACGCCATGGATGTAGCCAAGGCCCTTCTGGATTATGGCTTCTACGCACCCACCGTATATTTCCCTCTCATAGTTAAAGAAGCTCTGATGATAGAACCTACGGAGACAGAAAGCCTGCAAACCTTAGAAGAGTTTGCCAACGCCCTGCGGCAGATAGTCCAAACAGCCCGTACGGAGCCAGAAAAACTAAAGCAGGCTCCCACGCGTACACCAGTCAGAAGGATAAAGGAAGCGGAAGCAAACAGGAAGCCCATACTCAGGTTTATGGTATAA
- the rpsU gene encoding 30S ribosomal protein S21 produces MAVVYVNEGESFEKVLKKFKRIVEKEEILTEVKRRQFYEKPSEKKKRKERAARKRLIKALKKKNLL; encoded by the coding sequence TTGGCTGTAGTTTACGTGAACGAAGGCGAGTCCTTTGAGAAGGTGCTCAAGAAGTTCAAGAGGATAGTAGAGAAGGAGGAAATACTCACAGAAGTAAAAAGAAGGCAGTTTTACGAAAAGCCCAGCGAAAAGAAGAAGAGAAAGGAAAGGGCGGCGCGTAAGAGACTCATAAAGGCTCTGAAGAAGAAGAACCTTCTGTAA
- a CDS encoding DUF2231 domain-containing protein, producing the protein MLPEVVKLHPPATHFAIAMPVALLLIEALYRRMKREPDVIHEVFTHISFLSVLLASLTGFIAHEPLEERLKQVPVFSAHEILGFSLPFLFLVISAIRLFKRKDFSGMVRNVYFLLLLLGVFLIFLQGRLGGKIVYEYLIE; encoded by the coding sequence ATGCTTCCTGAGGTGGTAAAGTTACATCCGCCAGCTACGCACTTCGCCATAGCCATGCCAGTGGCCCTGCTCCTGATAGAGGCCCTATACAGACGGATGAAAAGGGAGCCTGATGTCATACATGAGGTGTTTACCCACATCTCCTTCCTGTCTGTGTTACTGGCAAGCTTGACGGGTTTTATAGCCCATGAACCTCTGGAAGAAAGGCTTAAGCAAGTTCCTGTGTTTAGTGCCCATGAGATTCTAGGCTTTTCTTTACCCTTCCTCTTTTTGGTAATCTCAGCTATAAGGCTTTTCAAGAGGAAGGACTTTTCAGGTATGGTAAGGAACGTATACTTCTTGCTTTTGCTTCTTGGGGTTTTCCTCATCTTTCTACAGGGTAGGTTGGGGGGTAAGATAGTCTACGAGTACCTGATAGAGTAG
- a CDS encoding ABC transporter substrate-binding protein has translation MLGENIKKPIVVMGGTALKTWGITHEFKKPSYPITGVDNLNAELMEKRVELFSKLFPDVKKVVVFCTPRFEASKEATRRAIKAGQVHGIKVVPVSVDNANDLEYIISHMREDGFGGILLTPCFYTENFLQSYILYYASFYSIPVMCLSPDQVKQGCPVAYGTSQFEQGYQAAFIAYRIFSGEDVRNIPFEPVRNVKLAINFSAFRELGYYNNPYVFMLAQTVE, from the coding sequence ATCTTAGGAGAGAACATAAAGAAACCGATAGTTGTTATGGGTGGGACCGCACTGAAAACCTGGGGCATAACGCATGAATTTAAAAAACCCTCTTACCCTATAACCGGTGTTGACAACCTAAACGCAGAACTTATGGAGAAGAGGGTTGAACTCTTTTCTAAACTCTTCCCTGATGTGAAGAAGGTTGTAGTGTTCTGCACTCCGAGGTTTGAAGCTTCTAAAGAAGCCACAAGAAGAGCCATAAAAGCAGGGCAAGTACACGGTATAAAGGTGGTTCCTGTCTCAGTAGATAATGCTAACGACTTGGAGTACATCATAAGTCACATGAGAGAGGATGGCTTTGGTGGCATACTCCTTACCCCTTGTTTTTACACGGAGAACTTTCTACAGTCTTACATACTGTATTACGCGAGCTTTTATTCAATCCCAGTCATGTGTCTTTCTCCCGATCAGGTTAAACAGGGATGTCCAGTAGCCTACGGCACCTCTCAGTTCGAACAGGGGTATCAAGCCGCGTTCATAGCTTACAGGATATTTTCTGGGGAAGACGTTAGGAATATACCCTTCGAACCTGTCAGGAATGTAAAGCTGGCCATAAACTTCTCCGCCTTCAGGGAGCTTGGGTATTACAATAACCCATACGTCTTTATGCTGGCCCAAACAGTTGAATGA
- the uvrA gene encoding excinuclease ABC subunit UvrA, producing MDRIIIRGARQHNLKNVDLDIPKNKLVVITGPSGSGKSSLAFDTIYAEGQRRYVESLSSYARQFLGVMEKPDVDVIEGLSPAIAIDQKTASKNPRSTVGTVTEIYDYLRVLWANIGKPYCPECGRLLEGLSAHEILEKVWELYKGRKIAVLSPVVRGKKGEFKDLMKELDRMGFSRVKVDGEYKRIIDVPPLDKNKKHTIDVVVDRFTLEEEERARLLNAIEKALELSNGLVKVEDVDSQKEEIFSERLSCPDHGFSIPELSPRLFSFNSPYGACPTCKGLGVKWEVDVKLLVDEDSPAVDAFRITQSGFFDYLRFPIINMLKRLGYDPRTKFKLLPENVRNFLLYGGSFYNANFEGIVKHLERRFMEEDSEKIREEIEEFIKEKPCPTCGGSRLRDEALAVLIDGKNIWQVVQMPIRDCLEFFQSLEHKLSQKERQIAERLLKEITQRLGFLIDVGLDYLTLSRSATTLSGGEMQRIRLATQIGSKLTGVLYVLDEPSIGLHPRDTERLIKTLKNLRDLSNTVIVVEHDPETIMAADWIIELGPGAGKLGGYVVAQGTVSQIMDRPNSLTGAYLSGRLRIEVPSKRRPKANKVIRIKGARLHNLKNIDVEIPVGLFVCVTGVSGSGKSTLIYDILWNYARAIFYGGTAEKEGFDSIEGLEHFDKVINVDQSPIGRTPRSNPATYTKIFDHIRQLFANTPEARARGYDAGRFSFNVKGGRCEVCQGEGYIKVEMHFLPPVYITCDVCKGKRYNRETLDILYKGKNIADVLDMTVDEAYEFFYNHPAIRRKLELLRDVGLGYIKLGQPATTLSGGEAQRIKLARELSKKETGRTLYLLDEPTTGLHMDDVKKLINVLQRLVDKGNTVVVIEHNLDVIKCADWIIDLGPEGGDKGGYVVAEGTPEEVAENPNSYTGHFLKKYLALDTTRPLS from the coding sequence ATGGACAGGATAATCATAAGGGGTGCTCGCCAGCACAACCTTAAGAACGTAGACCTAGACATTCCCAAAAACAAGCTTGTGGTTATCACTGGACCTTCTGGTTCGGGTAAGTCTTCCCTAGCCTTTGACACCATATACGCAGAGGGTCAAAGAAGGTACGTAGAATCCCTGTCCTCTTACGCAAGACAGTTTTTGGGTGTTATGGAAAAACCAGACGTGGACGTTATAGAAGGTCTTTCTCCAGCCATAGCCATAGACCAGAAGACCGCATCAAAGAACCCAAGGTCTACTGTAGGTACCGTCACGGAGATATACGACTACCTTAGGGTCCTTTGGGCAAACATAGGAAAGCCTTATTGTCCCGAGTGTGGCCGCTTGCTTGAGGGGCTTTCCGCTCACGAGATATTAGAAAAAGTCTGGGAGCTTTACAAGGGTAGGAAGATAGCCGTCCTTAGCCCTGTGGTAAGAGGCAAGAAGGGAGAGTTCAAAGACCTTATGAAGGAGCTGGACAGGATGGGCTTCTCTAGGGTTAAGGTAGACGGTGAGTACAAAAGGATCATAGATGTCCCACCCCTTGACAAAAACAAAAAGCATACCATAGACGTGGTCGTAGACAGGTTCACCCTTGAGGAGGAAGAGAGAGCAAGACTTTTAAACGCCATAGAAAAGGCACTTGAACTGTCAAACGGCCTTGTAAAGGTAGAAGATGTAGACAGCCAAAAAGAGGAGATATTCAGCGAAAGGTTGTCATGTCCAGACCATGGCTTTTCTATACCTGAGCTCTCTCCTAGGCTCTTTTCCTTTAACTCACCTTATGGTGCTTGTCCTACATGTAAGGGCCTTGGTGTAAAGTGGGAGGTGGACGTAAAGCTGTTAGTGGACGAAGATAGTCCAGCGGTGGATGCCTTCCGAATAACCCAGTCGGGTTTCTTTGACTACCTTAGGTTTCCTATAATCAACATGCTCAAAAGGCTAGGCTATGACCCAAGGACTAAGTTCAAGCTCCTGCCTGAGAATGTGAGAAACTTTTTGCTTTACGGTGGTTCCTTCTACAACGCAAACTTTGAAGGGATAGTAAAACACCTAGAGAGGCGTTTTATGGAGGAGGACTCTGAGAAGATAAGGGAGGAGATAGAGGAGTTTATCAAGGAAAAACCATGTCCTACCTGTGGAGGCTCCAGGCTTAGGGATGAAGCCCTAGCTGTTCTTATAGACGGAAAGAACATATGGCAAGTAGTGCAGATGCCCATAAGGGATTGCCTGGAGTTCTTCCAATCTCTTGAACACAAGCTAAGCCAGAAGGAAAGGCAGATAGCAGAAAGGCTGCTTAAAGAGATAACCCAAAGACTTGGCTTTCTCATAGACGTAGGACTAGACTACCTTACCCTTTCTAGGAGCGCCACCACTCTATCGGGTGGTGAGATGCAGAGGATAAGGCTGGCCACGCAGATAGGTTCAAAGCTCACGGGTGTGCTGTACGTACTCGATGAGCCTTCTATAGGACTCCATCCAAGGGATACGGAAAGGCTCATAAAGACGTTAAAGAATTTAAGGGATCTTTCCAATACGGTGATAGTGGTGGAACACGACCCTGAGACCATAATGGCAGCAGACTGGATTATAGAGCTAGGCCCAGGAGCCGGTAAGCTGGGGGGATACGTAGTAGCTCAAGGAACTGTAAGCCAAATCATGGATAGACCAAACTCTCTCACGGGTGCTTACCTTTCTGGCAGGCTCAGGATAGAGGTACCAAGTAAAAGAAGGCCAAAGGCAAACAAAGTAATAAGGATAAAAGGAGCAAGGCTTCACAATCTTAAAAACATAGACGTAGAGATACCTGTAGGCCTTTTTGTCTGTGTGACTGGGGTGTCTGGCAGTGGAAAATCCACCCTTATCTACGACATCCTATGGAACTACGCAAGGGCAATCTTCTACGGTGGGACAGCAGAAAAAGAAGGCTTTGATAGCATAGAGGGCTTGGAACACTTCGACAAGGTAATAAACGTAGACCAATCGCCCATAGGCAGGACTCCAAGGAGCAATCCAGCAACCTACACTAAGATTTTCGATCATATAAGACAGCTTTTTGCAAACACTCCAGAAGCTAGGGCTAGGGGATACGATGCAGGAAGGTTCTCCTTCAACGTGAAAGGTGGCAGATGCGAGGTCTGTCAAGGTGAGGGTTACATAAAGGTGGAGATGCACTTCCTACCCCCTGTCTACATAACTTGTGACGTGTGTAAGGGTAAAAGGTACAACAGAGAAACTCTTGACATCCTTTACAAGGGCAAAAACATAGCGGATGTCCTGGATATGACTGTAGACGAGGCTTACGAGTTCTTTTACAACCATCCAGCCATAAGGAGAAAATTGGAACTTCTTAGGGACGTAGGTCTCGGATACATAAAGCTTGGTCAGCCTGCCACTACTTTATCCGGCGGAGAAGCTCAAAGGATCAAGCTTGCAAGGGAGCTCTCCAAGAAGGAGACGGGAAGGACTCTGTACCTGCTTGATGAACCCACCACAGGCCTACATATGGACGACGTTAAAAAGCTTATAAACGTACTACAAAGACTCGTAGACAAAGGCAACACGGTAGTAGTGATAGAACACAACCTGGATGTTATAAAATGCGCCGATTGGATCATAGACCTCGGGCCAGAAGGCGGAGACAAGGGTGGTTACGTAGTTGCAGAAGGAACACCCGAAGAAGTTGCCGAAAACCCAAACTCATACACAGGTCACTTCCTGAAGAAATATTTAGCGCTTGACACCACAAGGCCTTTAAGCTAA
- a CDS encoding sigma-54-dependent transcriptional regulator, translating to MVRVLVVEDDTDFGSLLLEYLSNYYTVDWVKTLKDAVDRLSTNSYDVAIVDVLLPDGNGVDILETVKSNQLGTEVVFLTGHGSIKLAVEAMKKGANDFLTKPCSLDDINMTVEKALETLRTKKENKLYKLEKALLEEEYVFKSPKMKEVLHNISKISCSDCPVLLVGETGVGKEVIARLIHQLSPRKAKPMVVLNLASIPKDLVEAELFGYEKGAFTGAVQSREGFFELANEGTIFLDEVTDIPVEVQAKLLRVVEHKSFFRIGGKREIHTDVRLIAATNADVKKLIEEGKFRKDLYYRLSTVEIYIPPLRERPEDIIPLAEHFLRFYSHKYRKSIEGFTRQAKEELLSYTYPGNVRELKSIVERAVLFAEGRYITPQELCIPNTCQGTLTLKDMERQRILEALKLSGNNKKKAAQMLGIPLRTLYRKLRYHNLL from the coding sequence ATGGTGAGGGTGTTGGTGGTTGAAGACGATACGGACTTTGGAAGTCTTTTGTTAGAGTACCTGTCCAACTACTACACGGTGGATTGGGTCAAGACTTTAAAGGATGCTGTAGACAGGTTAAGTACAAACAGCTATGATGTGGCGATAGTTGACGTGCTACTTCCAGATGGCAATGGTGTAGACATACTTGAAACCGTCAAGAGTAACCAACTTGGTACAGAGGTAGTTTTTCTAACAGGTCATGGAAGCATAAAGCTGGCCGTGGAAGCTATGAAAAAAGGGGCAAACGACTTTTTGACCAAGCCATGCAGCCTTGACGATATAAACATGACCGTTGAAAAAGCCTTGGAGACTCTACGGACGAAGAAGGAAAACAAACTGTATAAGCTAGAAAAAGCCCTGCTAGAAGAAGAGTATGTGTTTAAAAGCCCAAAGATGAAGGAGGTCTTACACAACATCTCCAAGATATCCTGTAGCGATTGTCCTGTGCTTTTAGTAGGTGAAACAGGAGTGGGAAAAGAGGTAATAGCGAGGTTGATACACCAGCTAAGCCCCAGAAAAGCTAAACCTATGGTCGTACTAAACTTGGCTAGCATTCCAAAAGATCTGGTGGAGGCGGAGCTCTTCGGCTACGAGAAGGGAGCTTTCACAGGAGCCGTTCAATCCCGAGAGGGTTTCTTTGAGCTTGCCAACGAAGGCACCATATTTTTGGATGAAGTGACAGATATTCCTGTCGAGGTACAAGCCAAGCTGCTGAGGGTAGTAGAGCACAAAAGCTTTTTCAGAATAGGTGGAAAGAGGGAGATACATACAGATGTACGGCTCATAGCTGCAACTAACGCAGACGTAAAAAAGCTTATTGAGGAGGGAAAGTTTAGGAAAGATCTATACTACAGGCTGAGCACGGTAGAGATCTACATCCCACCCTTAAGAGAACGTCCGGAGGACATAATCCCCTTAGCCGAGCATTTTTTAAGGTTTTACTCCCACAAGTACAGAAAGAGTATAGAAGGTTTTACCAGGCAGGCAAAGGAGGAGCTTTTAAGCTATACCTACCCGGGGAACGTGAGAGAGCTAAAGAGCATAGTAGAAAGGGCAGTTCTTTTCGCCGAGGGTAGATACATAACACCGCAAGAGCTCTGTATACCAAATACCTGTCAAGGTACTTTAACTCTGAAGGATATGGAAAGGCAGCGTATACTGGAGGCTCTGAAGCTCAGTGGAAACAACAAAAAGAAGGCAGCTCAGATGTTAGGAATACCCTTAAGGACTCTCTACAGAAAGCTCAGGTACCATAACCTCCTGTAA